The sequence GCAGCAGGTGCGGCAGCCCGTCGACGGCGTCGCGCAGGCGCCGCCAGTTCCGCCGCCGCGCCGCGCAGAACTCGTCGAGCTTCGCCAGCTGCGAAAGCCCGAGCGCGGCCTGCAGGTCGGTCGTCTTCAGGTTGTAGCCGACGTGGGAGAAGATGTACTTGTGGTCGTAGCCGGCCGGCAGGTCGCCCAGCCGGTAGCCGAACCGCTTGAGGCACTTGTTGCTCTCCCCCGGCTCGCACCAGCAGTCCCGGCCCCAGTCGCGCAGGGACTCCACGATCCGGGCCAGGCCCAGGTCCGCGGTGAGCACGCAGCCGCCCTCACCCATGGTGAGGTGGTGGGCCGGGTAGAAGCTGACGGTGGCGAGGTCGCCGAAGGTCCCGGTGAGCCGCCCGTCGTAGGTCGAGCCGACGGCGTCGCAGTTGTCCTCGACGAGGAACAGGTCCTTCTCTTCGGCCAGCCGGGCGATTTCCGTTGCCTCGAACGGGTTCCCGAGCGCGTGCGCGACCATGATCGCCCGGGTCCGGTCGGACACCGCGGCCGCGACCCGCTCCGCCGTGGTGTTGTAGGTGCCCAGCTCGATGTCGACGAACACCGGCACCAGGCCGTTCTGCAGGATCGGGTTCACCGTGGTCGGGAACCCGGCGGCGACGGTGATCACCTCGTCGCCGGGGCGCAGCCGCCGCTCGCCCAGCTGCGGCGAGGTGAGCGCGGACAGCGCGAGCAGGTTGGCCGACGAGCCGGAGTTGGTCAGGTGTGCCTTGCGGCGGCCGAGCTTGCGGGCGAAGCGCGATTCGAACGTCCTCGACGCCCCGCCCGCGGCGATCTTCAGGTCGAGCGCGGCCGCGGCCAGCGCGACGCGGTCGTCGGCGTCCAGCACGGCGCCGGAGGGCCAGATTTCGGTTTCCCCGGGCACGAACCCGCGCCCGGTCTCGGCTTCGGCGTGGTAGGCCCGGACGTCGTCCAGGATCGAGGTCCTGCGGTCGGTCATGCGTCCTCCTCACAGCGCGGCGGCGCGGCTCGCGGAAGCGGCCCACCAGCCGGGGTTTTCGCGGTACCAGGCGACCGTGGCGGCCAGCCCGTCGTCGAACGGGACGCGCGGGGCCCAGCCCAGCTCGGTGCGGATGCGGCTGTCGTCCAGCGCGTAGCGCCGGTCGTGCCCCTTGCGGTCGGGCACGCGGCGCACCAGCCGCTCGCCGGCCCCGCACAGCTCGAGCAGCCGCCGGGTGAGCTCCAGGTTGCTCAGCCCGGTCCCGCCGCCCACGTGGTACACCGCGCCGGCGCGGCCGCCGGTGAGCACGGCGTGCACGGCGCGGCAGTGGTCGTCGACGTGCAGCCATTCGCGCACGTTGCGCCCGTCGCCGTAGAGCGGCACGGGCCGGTCCTGCAGCAGGCTGGTGACGAACCGCGGGATGACCTTCTCGGGGTGCTGGCGGGGCCCGTAGTTGTTGCAGCAGCGGGTGATCGAGACGTCGAGACCGTGGGTGCGCCAGTACGCGCGCGCCACCAGGTCCGAAGCCGCCTTGGACGCCGCGTACGGCGAATTCGGCAGCAGCGGCGAGTCCTCGGTCCAGGCGCCGTCGTCGATGGAGCCGTACACCTCGTCGGTGGACACGTGCACCACCCGGGCCACGCGGGCGTCGAGGCACGCCTGCAGCACCGCGCCGGTGCCCTCGACGTTGGTGCGCAGGAAGTCCCCGGCCACGGCCAGTGATCTGTCCACATGGGACTCCGCGGCGAAGTGCGCCACCAGGTCGTGCCCGGGCACGAGAGCGGCCAGCAGCGCGGTGTCGCGGATGTCGCCCTCGGCGAACTCCAGCCGCGGGTGCGCGGCGGGCAGGTTGTCGCGGCGGCCGGCGTAGCCGAGGTGGTCGAGCACCGTGACCCGCGCGCCGTCCGTGCCCGGGTAGGCGCCGTCGAGCAGGCCGCGGACGTAGGCGGAGCCGATGAACCCGGCTCCCCCGGTGACCAGGATCCGCATCACGCCACCGCCCCGCACACCCGCGCGGCCGCCGCGACCTCGTCGGACAACGCGGCCAGCCGCAGCACGTTGTGCCCTTCGAGCTCGCCGGGGACGCCGGTCCGCACCGACCGGGCGAACTCGGCCAGCACGTTGCCGAACTGGTCGTCGGCGGGCAGCGTCCGCCGGTCGATCCGGTCCTGGGTCTCGATCCGCAGCACCGGCCGGTGCTCGGCGGGCGGCGTGTACGCCCACTCCACGACGATCCGGCCGGTCTCGCCCCAGAGTTCGTAGCTCGCCCGGTAGGCGTGCTCCATGCCCCAGGTCAGGTGCGCGGTGCGGCCGGCCGGGTCGGTGAGCAGCGCGGCGCCGGACAGGTCGACGCCGTGCTCGGCGCTGTGCCGCACGACCGCGCCGGCGACCGAAAGCTCTTCGCCCAGCAGCATCAGCGCCGTCCGCAGCGGGTAGCCGCCGATCTCCACGAGCGCGCCGCCGCCGGCCGCGGTGTAGCGCATGTCGCCGGCGGGCTTGGGCGGGAAGGCGAACTCCGCGGTGAGGCTGCGGATCTCGCCGATCGTGCCGGCGGCCACCAGCTCCCGGACCACGGCGTGCTGGCGGTGCCGGGCGAACATGAAGTTCTCGACCAGCGAAAGCCCGCGCTCCTCGGCGAGGCGGACCAGGCGCAGGCTGGCCGGCAGGGTCCCGGTCAGCGGCTTTTCGCACAGCACGTGCAGGCCGGCCCGCAGGGCGCGCTCGACCCACTCGGCGTGCAGGGCCGCCGGGAGCGGGACGTAGACGGCGTCGAGGTCGCGGCGGGCGAGCAGTTGCTCGTACCCCTCGACCGCTTCCCCGCCGAACTCCGCGGTGACGCTCTTCGCCTTCGTCTCGTCCCGGCTCGCGACGGCCACGAGCTCGACGTCGCCGCTGCGCGCCACCGCCGGCAGCATCCGGCGCCGGACGATCGACGCGCAGCCGAGCACGCCGAGCCGCACGGGCGTCACCGGGTCACCCCGCGGTGCTCGGCGGTCAGCCGTTCCAGCGCGGGGACGACCTCGGTGGGCGCCGGCACGGCCAGCGCGTCCCGCCGCAGTTCGGCCGCGCCGTCGGCGAACGACGGCTCGGTCATGATCCGGGTGAGCTGCTTGCGCACCACGTCCGCGGCGAACGGCTCGTCGTCCACGACGAGGCCGGCTCCGCTCGTTTCGACGAGCCGGGCGATGTCGTCGTAGTAGACGCTGCGTTCCTTCCAGACCAGCTGCGGCACCCGGTGCGCGACGGCGGCCGCGAACGTCCCGCCCCCGCCGTGGTGGATGATCGCCGCGCAGGTCGGCATGAGCAGGTTCAGCGGCAGGTAGTCGACGACGCGGACGTGGTCCGGCACGTGCCCGACGGACGCCAGCTGCGCCTCGTTCAGCGTCGCCACGACCTCGACGTCCAGCCCGCCGGTGACTTCGAAGAGCTCTTCGGCCGCGACTTTGCTGGTGCCGCCCGGGAAGAAGCTCCGGATCCCCGCTCCCAGCGACACCGCGACGCGCGGGCGCTCGCCCGGGTCGTCCAGCCAGTCCGGCACGGTCATCGTGCCGGTGTAGGGCACCGGCCGCAGCGGGACGTACCGCAGCTCCGGCGCGGGCGTGCGCAACCGCACGCCCGGGTAGGCGTCGAGGGTGAACTGGCCCAGCAGGAGGTCTTCGCCGAACTCGACGCCGAAGCGCTCGAGCATCGGGCGCATGTGCGCGAGCATCGGGTCGGCCGGCGCGCCGGGGCGGGCGGTGACCCGGTTGAGCACGGCCCGCAGCCAGGCGACGTCGTCCACCGACCACAGCACCCGCGCGTGCGCGGCACCGGAAACCCGCGCGGCGATGGCGGCGGGGAACGAGATCGAGTCCCAGACGATGAGGTCCGGCCGCCACCGCAGGGCGAACGCCACCAGGTCGTCGGCGAGCAGGTTCCCGCGCGCGCCCGGCGGTTCCGGGTCGTAGTAGCGGCGGAACCCGCGCAGCACCATCTTCGACGGCGGCCGCCCGGGCGCGCGGTCGCGGCCCTCGTCGCCGATCAGCTCCAGGACCCGCTCGTACAGCGCGTCGCTTTCGTGCGCGTTGGCCTTGGGGAAGTCCCACTCCCCCGCCGCGACCGCGGTCAGGCCGAGCGCGCGCACCGCGTCGGTCATCTCCGGATGGGTCGCCACCCGGACCTCGTGGCCGGCGCCCTGCAGCGCGCCCGCCAGCGGGACCAGCGGGTTGAGGTGCGCGAACGCCGAAGGCGCGCAGAAGAGGACCTTCATCGCCGCCCCCGCACCGAAAACAGCAGCGTGGTGACGTCCCGGACCTCGGGCCGGTCGAGCGTCGCCACGAACTCGGCGACGTCCTCGGCGGACACCAGGCCGTTTTCCACCAGGGGCGCGCCCTGCAGGTTCATCCGCGCTCGCATCAGCTCGTTCTCCTCCTCGCCCTGCCCGGGCCCGAGCGGCCGGACGGTCTGCTCCACCGCTTCGAAACCGGTGCGCGCCAGCAGCGACGGCAGCCGGCGGGCGAGCCGCCAGTCCAGGCCCGCGCCCGCAGCGGCCTTCGCGTAGCCCTCGACGACCCGGCGGCCCAGCGGGGTCGCGCAGTCGTCGCTCGGCATGAAGTAGAAGTCTTCGGCGACCAGGTACCCGCCCGGCGCGAGCCAGCGGTGCACGCGGCCGAGCACCGCCTCGGGATCCGGCAGGTACGACAGCACCGCCCGGGCCAGCACGAGGTCGAACGAGCCGTCGGGGAAGTCGGCTTCGGCCAGGTCGGCTCGCCGCACGGTCAGGTTGTCCGCCGCGGCGGCGGAGAGGTGGCTGGTGTCGCGGTCGAGCGCGAGCACCGAGCCCCGCGGGACCTGCCCGGCCAGCCAGCGTGACATCGACCCGAGGCCGGCCCCGAGGTCGAGGCAGCGCCAGTCCGGGCGGATGCCGAGGCCGGTGATCATCCCGCGGGTCCCCGGGTCGTAGTTGCGTTCCCACAGCCTGCCGATCACCTGCTCGGCGTCTTCGGCGACCTGTTCCGCTTCCTGGGTCATCGGGCACTCCCTTCGTCGGTCCCGTGCACCGTGATCGCGCCGGTGGGGCAGCACCGGGCGACGTCCTCCAGCAGTTGCGCGTCCCACGCCCCGGCCGCCGGGGGCCGGAAGACGGCGAACCCGTCGCCGCCGACCCGGAACAGCCCGGGCGCCATCACCTCGCACGACCCGGACCCGCAGCACAGGGCCCGGTCGACGCGGACGGCCGGCCCGCTCATCGCGCCGCGTCCACCGGCAGCGCGGTCAGCCGGCGCATCGCCCAGTTCTCGATGTAGCGCACGTCGGCTCGGCCGGTCGCCAGCCGCAGGCCGGGGAACCGGCGGAACAGCGCCGTCACCGACAGCCCGATCTCCAGCCGGGCGAGCGCGGCGCCGAGGCAGTTGTGCAGGCCGTGCCCGAAGCCGACGTGCCGCGGCCCGGTCCGGGCCAGGTCGAGCCGTCCGGGGTCGGGGAACCGCGCGGGGTCGCGGTTGGCCGCGAGCAGCCCGGCGATCACCGGCGAGCCGGCGGGCAGCCGGGTGCCGGCGAAGTCGACGTCTTCGGTGGTCACCCGGAACAGCGCGGTGGTCAGCGCGCCCTCGTAGCGCAGCAGTTCTTCCACCGCGGCCGTGGTGTCCGCGCCGGCGGTCAGCGCGGCCCGCTGGTCCGGGTGGTCGAGCAGCGCGAGCACGGCGTTGCCGAGGAACGCGCGGACGGTGTCGCTGCCCGCCATGATCATCGCCGCCACCATCGCGACCAGTTCGCGCTCGTCGAGGCGGTCGCCGTCCTCGGAGGCCTCGACCAGCGCGGACGTCAGGTCGTCGGCCGGCGTGCGGCGCTTCTCGGCGACCAGTTCTTCCGCGTACTCGCAGATCCGCGCGAACCCGGCGGGCACCTGGTCCATCAGCGCCGGGTCCGAGGGGAACGCCTGGGTCAGCGCGTCGACCAGGTCGCGGTGGCGCTCGATCCGCAGGCCGAGGATGGCGCCGAGCATCTCCGAGGAGACGACGCCGGCGAAGTCGTCCATGACGTCGAACGTGCCGAGCGCGGCGCAGCGGTCCAGGGTCCGGTCCACCAGCCCGGTGAGCGCGTCCCGCCACCGCTCGACGCGGCGGGTGGTGAACGCGCTCATCGCGAGCCGGCGCAGCCGCGTGTGCGCGGGCGGGTCGACCACGGTGACCGCGCGTTCGAGGACGCTGCCCGCCCCGCTGACCAGGCCGGCCTCGCGGAACTCGCGGTTGCCCCAGGTGCCGCCTTCGGAGCTGAAACGCGGGTCGGCCAGCAGGGCGCGCACGTCGTCGTAGCGCGTGACCAGCCACATGCGCACGTCCCCGACCGGGAAGCGGAATTCGTGCACGGGGTCGTGCTCGCGCAGCCGGTCGAGCGTCGGGTACGGGTCCTGGTAGTAGCCGGCGGTGAACAGCCCGGCCGGGGGTGCTTCGGCGGGGGTGGTCATTTCAGCTCCTTTCCACGGTGATCACCTCGGCGACGACCGAGCAGCGCACGATGACGGGCTCGGCCGCTTCGAGCCGGGCGATCGCCGGCTGGCCGGCGGCGTTGCGCGGATCCGCCATGTAGGCGTCGAACGCGGCGACGTCGGTCCACTGTGGATAGTTGACGAAAGTGGTGTGGTCGGGGCCGATCGCGGCGTCCGCGGAGATGAACCCGGGGAACTCCCGCTTCCAGTCCCCGCTGCGTTCCAGCAGCTCGGTCAGCGCGAGGGCGCTGCGGCGGCCGCCGACGTGCCGGACGGCGAGCACGGCGACCCCGGGCGCGGCACCGGCGTCCGGGCCTTCGATCCGGGCGACGAGCTCGCCGCCGTAGCACCGCGGGGTGCGGATGGCCGCGCGGCCGGCGACCCCGCGCAGCCGCTGGGCGAAGGGCCCGTCGCGGAAGGCCGCGTGGTCGGCGGCGCTGCGCCAGCCGTGGCGGAGCACCACGGTCCGCCCGTCGACGCCGAGGTGCAGGCGCGCCGAGCGGAACCCGGCCGCGTCGCGCAGGCTCAGCAGCTCGTCGTCGAGCTGCGCGGAGAGGGCCCGCGCGGCCGCGGCGTCGGCCGCCGACAGCACCCAGAACCCGGCGAACCCCTCGTCGCCGGTCATCGCGCCGCACCGCGCCGGAAGCGGTGTGCGTGCTCCTCGGCCCAGTCACGGAACGTCCGGGCGGGCCGGCCGAGCACCTCGGCGACGGTGTCCGTGCGCGTCTCCGGCGTCTCGACCAGGGTCGCGAAGTACTCGAGCGCACCGTCGGCGTAGGTCGGCGGCCAGCCGGCCCCGACCATCGCGCGCCGCGCGTCGTCGTGCGCGACCTCGGCCCACGCGAGCTCGCGCCCGGCCGCCGCCCCGATGATCCGCAGCTGTTCGGCCTGCGACAGCGCTTCGGGACCGGTCACGACGTACCGGCGATTCTCGTGGCCGTCCTCGGTGAGCGCGCGGACGCCGACGGCGGCCAGGTCGGCTTCGTGGACCGGCGTGCGGACGGCGTCACCGTAGGGGAACCGCACGACGTCGCCGCCCTCGAGCTGGCCGGCCCAGCCGAGCGCGTTGCAGGCGAACCCGGTGGTCTGCAGGAAGGTCCACGTCAGCCCGGCCTTCTCGATCTGCTGCTCGAGGTAGGCGTGGCAGTTGTTGTCCACCGGCTCCAGTCCGATGTGGACACCGATCGACGAGACGAAAGCGACCCGCCCGGTGTACCGGCTGATCACCTCCAGCACGGCGGGCGCGGTGCTCACGTCGAGGGTGAAGAACGGCCACATGAGGAACACGCCGGTGACGCCGTCGAGGGCGGGCACCAGGCTTTCGGGTTCCGCCAGGTCGCCTTCGAAGACCTCGGTGCCGTCGGGGATCCGGTCCACGGCGGGGTCACCGGGCGGCACCAGCGCGCGGGCCGTCACCCCGGCTTCGAGGAGCTGGGCCAGCGCGTGCGGCCCGACGTTGCCGGTGGGCCCGACGACCAGGACGGTCCGGGATTTCTCGGACACGGCTTTTCCTTTCCCTGAAGAGGATTCCGGTTTCACCGCGGCACCGCCCGCGCGCGCAGCACCGCGAGCCACCGCACCAGCACCCGCCGGGTCTGGGCCGGCTGGATCACCTCGTCGGCCGCCGGGGGCGGGCCATCGTGGCGCCAGGCGAGGCAGACGTCGGCGCCGAGCGGGCGGGAGTCCAGCGTCAGGCCGGTGCCGGCTTCCGCCGGGCGCAGCAGCAGCGAGACGCGGGGCGTGGTCGCCGCGCAGTACGCCGCCAGCAGGGCCGGGTGCGGCCGGACCGGCGGCACGTCCGCCACCGTGACGAGGGGGATCCCGAAGGTGTCGCAGAACCCGACGAACCGCGCCGCGTCGCCGGCGCCCGCCGCGCGGTCGCACGCCGCCACCAGGCCGACCGGGTGGCCGCCGATCCGGGCCAGCGCGCACCGGGTGCCCGGCCCGGTCCCGACGGTGACGCATTCGCCGTCGTCCACGACCTCCGCGATGAGATCGCCGACGTCGAGAGCGGACCGGTGGCGCACCAGGCGCTCCGGCGGGTCTTCGCACGGCTCGCCGCGGGGTGGTTCGCGCCGGTTCGGCGGCAGCAGGGCCAGCAGCCGCCGGACCTCCTCCAGGCACGTCGGCTCGTCGTCGTGCACGAACTGCGCCGTGGCCGGTGCCGCGGCACCGCGGACGGCGAACACGAAGTCGGCCAGTGCCGCGCCGTAGGACGTGCCACCCGGGCAGGGCCCGAGCAGGACGGTGATCTGCGGGACGGTGCCCGCCAGCGCGGCCGCCCGGCGCAGCGTGCCGCCGTAACCGTCCGGTGCGGCGACGTCCTCCCGCACCCCCGCGCAGTCGTCGAGCGCCACGACCGGGGTGCCCTCGGCCAGCGCAGTGTCCAGGAGCCGCTGGATCCCCGCGGCGGACGCCTCGCCCAGCGCGCCGCCGGCGAACCGCAGGTCGTGCGCCCACAGGTGCACCAGGCGGCCCTCGACCTCGCCGCGCCCGGTGAGCACGCCGTCCCCGCGCTCGAGCTCGGTGAACGAGCCAGGGTCCAGCAGCAGGGAAATCCGTTCCCGGGCCGTGAGCAGGCACCGGTCGTGCCCGCGCGCCACGGCGCCGGGGTGTTCGAGCGTGTTCAGGCTCATCTGCTTCCTCCTCGAGACTCCGCGGCCGGGTGCCGCCATCCCGCTAGGGCGACGCCCGCGCCCGCGCCCCCCACCACCGCGACCACCATCCACACCGGACCGTCCAGGCCGGCCACCGCCACGCCCGCGAGCAGCACGGTCACCGCGCCGAACTGCACGCAGCTCTGGTAGACCGGGACCGCCCTGGCCCGGGCCGCGGCCGGCAGCGCGGCCACCGCCTGCACGTTGAGCGCGCCGAAGGCGAACACGAACCCGATACCGGCGAGCACCAGCGTCGGGGCCAGCCGCGGGTAGCC is a genomic window of Amycolatopsis lexingtonensis containing:
- the rfbH gene encoding lipopolysaccharide biosynthesis protein RfbH, with the translated sequence MTDRRTSILDDVRAYHAEAETGRGFVPGETEIWPSGAVLDADDRVALAAAALDLKIAAGGASRTFESRFARKLGRRKAHLTNSGSSANLLALSALTSPQLGERRLRPGDEVITVAAGFPTTVNPILQNGLVPVFVDIELGTYNTTAERVAAAVSDRTRAIMVAHALGNPFEATEIARLAEEKDLFLVEDNCDAVGSTYDGRLTGTFGDLATVSFYPAHHLTMGEGGCVLTADLGLARIVESLRDWGRDCWCEPGESNKCLKRFGYRLGDLPAGYDHKYIFSHVGYNLKTTDLQAALGLSQLAKLDEFCAARRRNWRRLRDAVDGLPHLLLPEATPRSDPSWFGFALTVTPDAPFTRAELVSFLEERKIGTRRLFAGNLTRHPAYQGQHYRVSGELANSDVVTENTFWVGVYPGLTDEMIDYVSSSVKDFVGGRAAKR
- a CDS encoding Gfo/Idh/MocA family protein produces the protein MTPVRLGVLGCASIVRRRMLPAVARSGDVELVAVASRDETKAKSVTAEFGGEAVEGYEQLLARRDLDAVYVPLPAALHAEWVERALRAGLHVLCEKPLTGTLPASLRLVRLAEERGLSLVENFMFARHRQHAVVRELVAAGTIGEIRSLTAEFAFPPKPAGDMRYTAAGGGALVEIGGYPLRTALMLLGEELSVAGAVVRHSAEHGVDLSGAALLTDPAGRTAHLTWGMEHAYRASYELWGETGRIVVEWAYTPPAEHRPVLRIETQDRIDRRTLPADDQFGNVLAEFARSVRTGVPGELEGHNVLRLAALSDEVAAAARVCGAVA
- a CDS encoding putative quinol monooxygenase; its protein translation is MTGDEGFAGFWVLSAADAAAARALSAQLDDELLSLRDAAGFRSARLHLGVDGRTVVLRHGWRSAADHAAFRDGPFAQRLRGVAGRAAIRTPRCYGGELVARIEGPDAGAAPGVAVLAVRHVGGRRSALALTELLERSGDWKREFPGFISADAAIGPDHTTFVNYPQWTDVAAFDAYMADPRNAAGQPAIARLEAAEPVIVRCSVVAEVITVERS
- a CDS encoding carboxyl transferase domain-containing protein is translated as MSLNTLEHPGAVARGHDRCLLTARERISLLLDPGSFTELERGDGVLTGRGEVEGRLVHLWAHDLRFAGGALGEASAAGIQRLLDTALAEGTPVVALDDCAGVREDVAAPDGYGGTLRRAAALAGTVPQITVLLGPCPGGTSYGAALADFVFAVRGAAAPATAQFVHDDEPTCLEEVRRLLALLPPNRREPPRGEPCEDPPERLVRHRSALDVGDLIAEVVDDGECVTVGTGPGTRCALARIGGHPVGLVAACDRAAGAGDAARFVGFCDTFGIPLVTVADVPPVRPHPALLAAYCAATTPRVSLLLRPAEAGTGLTLDSRPLGADVCLAWRHDGPPPAADEVIQPAQTRRVLVRWLAVLRARAVPR
- a CDS encoding nucleotide disphospho-sugar-binding domain-containing protein, whose product is MKVLFCAPSAFAHLNPLVPLAGALQGAGHEVRVATHPEMTDAVRALGLTAVAAGEWDFPKANAHESDALYERVLELIGDEGRDRAPGRPPSKMVLRGFRRYYDPEPPGARGNLLADDLVAFALRWRPDLIVWDSISFPAAIAARVSGAAHARVLWSVDDVAWLRAVLNRVTARPGAPADPMLAHMRPMLERFGVEFGEDLLLGQFTLDAYPGVRLRTPAPELRYVPLRPVPYTGTMTVPDWLDDPGERPRVAVSLGAGIRSFFPGGTSKVAAEELFEVTGGLDVEVVATLNEAQLASVGHVPDHVRVVDYLPLNLLMPTCAAIIHHGGGGTFAAAVAHRVPQLVWKERSVYYDDIARLVETSGAGLVVDDEPFAADVVRKQLTRIMTEPSFADGAAELRRDALAVPAPTEVVPALERLTAEHRGVTR
- a CDS encoding methyltransferase domain-containing protein, translating into MTQEAEQVAEDAEQVIGRLWERNYDPGTRGMITGLGIRPDWRCLDLGAGLGSMSRWLAGQVPRGSVLALDRDTSHLSAAAADNLTVRRADLAEADFPDGSFDLVLARAVLSYLPDPEAVLGRVHRWLAPGGYLVAEDFYFMPSDDCATPLGRRVVEGYAKAAAGAGLDWRLARRLPSLLARTGFEAVEQTVRPLGPGQGEEENELMRARMNLQGAPLVENGLVSAEDVAEFVATLDRPEVRDVTTLLFSVRGRR
- a CDS encoding ferredoxin, which encodes MSGPAVRVDRALCCGSGSCEVMAPGLFRVGGDGFAVFRPPAAGAWDAQLLEDVARCCPTGAITVHGTDEGSAR
- a CDS encoding cytochrome P450 family protein, which produces MTTPAEAPPAGLFTAGYYQDPYPTLDRLREHDPVHEFRFPVGDVRMWLVTRYDDVRALLADPRFSSEGGTWGNREFREAGLVSGAGSVLERAVTVVDPPAHTRLRRLAMSAFTTRRVERWRDALTGLVDRTLDRCAALGTFDVMDDFAGVVSSEMLGAILGLRIERHRDLVDALTQAFPSDPALMDQVPAGFARICEYAEELVAEKRRTPADDLTSALVEASEDGDRLDERELVAMVAAMIMAGSDTVRAFLGNAVLALLDHPDQRAALTAGADTTAAVEELLRYEGALTTALFRVTTEDVDFAGTRLPAGSPVIAGLLAANRDPARFPDPGRLDLARTGPRHVGFGHGLHNCLGAALARLEIGLSVTALFRRFPGLRLATGRADVRYIENWAMRRLTALPVDAAR
- the rfbB gene encoding dTDP-glucose 4,6-dehydratase yields the protein MRILVTGGAGFIGSAYVRGLLDGAYPGTDGARVTVLDHLGYAGRRDNLPAAHPRLEFAEGDIRDTALLAALVPGHDLVAHFAAESHVDRSLAVAGDFLRTNVEGTGAVLQACLDARVARVVHVSTDEVYGSIDDGAWTEDSPLLPNSPYAASKAASDLVARAYWRTHGLDVSITRCCNNYGPRQHPEKVIPRFVTSLLQDRPVPLYGDGRNVREWLHVDDHCRAVHAVLTGGRAGAVYHVGGGTGLSNLELTRRLLELCGAGERLVRRVPDRKGHDRRYALDDSRIRTELGWAPRVPFDDGLAATVAWYRENPGWWAASASRAAAL
- a CDS encoding SDR family oxidoreductase, which translates into the protein MSEKSRTVLVVGPTGNVGPHALAQLLEAGVTARALVPPGDPAVDRIPDGTEVFEGDLAEPESLVPALDGVTGVFLMWPFFTLDVSTAPAVLEVISRYTGRVAFVSSIGVHIGLEPVDNNCHAYLEQQIEKAGLTWTFLQTTGFACNALGWAGQLEGGDVVRFPYGDAVRTPVHEADLAAVGVRALTEDGHENRRYVVTGPEALSQAEQLRIIGAAAGRELAWAEVAHDDARRAMVGAGWPPTYADGALEYFATLVETPETRTDTVAEVLGRPARTFRDWAEEHAHRFRRGAAR